In one Vulgatibacter incomptus genomic region, the following are encoded:
- the bioB gene encoding biotin synthase BioB: MAHEIRHDWTVEEIRAIHDLPLFELVYRAQTVHRAFFGDNKVQLCSLLSIKTGGCSEDCAYCPQAARYNTGVQAEKLMPVDEVLSKARQARDAGATRFCMGAAWREVRDNEHFDRILDMVRGVRDLGMEACATLGMLNEEQAKRLKSAGLSAYNHNLDTSEDHYDKIITTRTYDDRLRTLGNVRKAGISVCCGGIIGMGEPVEARCGMLMTLANQEIHPESVPVNALVAVEGTPLAGQARVETIEMVRMIATARILMPQSMVRLSAGRNQMNEEAQLLCMMAGANSIFFGEKLLTTGNPEYAADMALLAKAGIEPLAPNEASCDRHEDKHVHLQIA, encoded by the coding sequence GTGGCTCACGAGATTCGTCACGACTGGACCGTGGAGGAGATCCGCGCGATCCACGACCTCCCGCTGTTCGAGCTGGTCTACCGAGCCCAGACCGTCCACCGGGCGTTCTTCGGCGACAACAAGGTCCAGCTCTGCTCGCTGCTGTCGATCAAGACCGGCGGCTGCTCCGAGGACTGCGCCTACTGCCCGCAGGCGGCGCGTTACAACACGGGCGTGCAGGCCGAGAAGCTGATGCCCGTGGACGAGGTGCTGTCCAAGGCGCGCCAGGCCCGCGACGCGGGCGCGACCCGCTTCTGCATGGGCGCCGCCTGGCGCGAGGTCCGGGACAACGAGCACTTCGACCGGATCCTCGACATGGTCCGCGGCGTGCGCGACCTCGGCATGGAGGCCTGCGCCACCCTCGGCATGCTCAACGAGGAGCAGGCCAAGCGCCTCAAGTCGGCGGGGCTGTCGGCGTACAACCACAACCTCGACACCTCCGAAGATCACTACGACAAGATCATCACCACCCGGACCTACGACGATCGCCTCCGCACCCTCGGCAACGTCCGCAAGGCGGGGATCAGCGTGTGCTGCGGCGGCATCATCGGCATGGGCGAGCCCGTCGAGGCGCGCTGCGGCATGCTGATGACGCTGGCGAACCAGGAGATCCATCCGGAGTCGGTGCCCGTCAACGCGCTCGTCGCGGTGGAGGGGACGCCCCTCGCAGGGCAGGCGCGGGTGGAGACGATCGAGATGGTGCGGATGATCGCCACCGCCCGGATCCTCATGCCGCAGTCCATGGTCCGGCTCTCCGCCGGCCGGAACCAGATGAACGAGGAGGCGCAGCTCCTCTGCATGATGGCCGGCGCGAACTCGATCTTCTTCGGCGAGAAGCTGCTCACCACCGGCAACCCGGAGTACGCCGCCGACATGGCCCTCCTGGCGAAGGCCGGCATCGAGCCGCTGGCGCCCAACGAGGCGAGCTGCGATCGGCACGAGGACAAGCACGTCCACCTGCAGATCGCCTGA
- a CDS encoding SDR family NAD(P)-dependent oxidoreductase → MAMDLKGRLAVITGGSAGIGAATAMELAGRGARLFLGARRLEKLEEVRRAIVERHGGAEVTIAPLDVTDPASCAAFAEGAAMQGEVEILVNNAGLARGNDRVVDASEGDWREMIDTNLLGLLRITRLFLPGMIARKGGTIVQLGSVAGLEPYPGGAVYCATKAGVRALSKSLRHELLGTGVRVCTVEPGAAETEFSVVRFRGDSDRAKAVYKGYEPLTPEDVAEAIVFAITRPPHVDIEELVLFPTAQAGTMAFHRS, encoded by the coding sequence ATGGCGATGGATTTGAAGGGTAGGCTCGCGGTGATCACCGGCGGTTCGGCGGGGATCGGCGCCGCCACGGCGATGGAGCTGGCGGGTAGGGGAGCGCGGCTCTTCCTGGGGGCGCGGCGCCTCGAGAAGCTCGAAGAGGTCCGACGGGCGATCGTCGAACGGCACGGTGGCGCCGAGGTCACGATCGCGCCCCTGGACGTGACGGATCCCGCGAGCTGCGCGGCCTTCGCCGAGGGCGCCGCGATGCAGGGCGAGGTCGAGATCCTCGTGAACAACGCCGGCCTCGCCCGTGGAAACGATCGCGTCGTGGACGCCAGCGAGGGCGACTGGCGGGAGATGATCGACACGAACCTCCTCGGGCTCCTGCGGATCACCCGGCTCTTCCTGCCCGGCATGATCGCGCGCAAGGGCGGCACCATCGTGCAGCTCGGCTCGGTGGCCGGCCTCGAGCCCTACCCCGGCGGCGCGGTCTACTGCGCGACCAAGGCGGGCGTGCGTGCGCTCTCGAAGTCCCTTCGGCACGAGCTCCTCGGCACCGGCGTGCGGGTCTGCACCGTCGAGCCCGGGGCGGCGGAGACGGAGTTCAGCGTGGTCCGTTTCCGCGGCGACTCGGATCGCGCCAAGGCCGTCTACAAGGGGTACGAGCCCCTGACGCCGGAAGACGTCGCGGAGGCGATCGTCTTCGCGATCACCCGCCCGCCGCACGTCGACATCGAGGAGCTCGTGCTCTTCCCGACCGCGCAGGCGGGGACGATGGCCTTCCATCGGAGTTAG
- a CDS encoding DoxX family protein → MSATTISPRSIGWAVLRIAVGAMFVTHGYAKIFGVTPDGTPQMGQFLLQVSALGLPFPEALAWIAALSELVGGSLVVIGLFTRPAALFALGTMVGALHHHRADAFPQMEKALLFLVVFLVLLIGGSGPFSFDAAKRAKKEKLSLSIFR, encoded by the coding sequence GTGAGCGCCACCACGATCTCCCCGCGAAGCATCGGCTGGGCCGTACTCCGTATCGCCGTCGGTGCGATGTTCGTCACGCACGGCTACGCAAAGATCTTCGGCGTGACCCCCGACGGCACGCCGCAGATGGGCCAGTTCCTCCTCCAGGTGTCTGCGCTGGGCTTGCCCTTCCCGGAGGCCCTGGCCTGGATCGCCGCCCTCTCCGAGCTCGTCGGAGGGTCGCTCGTGGTGATCGGCCTCTTCACCCGCCCCGCCGCGCTCTTCGCGCTCGGGACGATGGTCGGCGCGCTCCACCACCACCGGGCCGACGCCTTCCCGCAGATGGAGAAGGCCCTCCTCTTCCTGGTGGTCTTCCTCGTGCTGCTCATCGGCGGCTCCGGCCCCTTCTCATTCGACGCCGCCAAGCGGGCGAAGAAGGAGAAGCTCTCGCTCTCGATCTTCCGGTAG
- the radA gene encoding DNA repair protein RadA, producing the protein MAKKRTEFVCQACGHRSIKWLGQCPSCKAWSSLSEEVAEARGGEVRPAWGAGGTGLAPTPIRAIEGDEAARIRTGIAELDRVLGGGVVPGALILLGGDPGIGKSTLLLAALDRLASSGGGRPVLYVSGEESLRQTKLRGDRLGASSENLLLLAETDAERVLAQAEKLAPLALAVDSIQTLFLPELGSAPGTVSQVREVAGRLMAFAKRTDTPTFIVGHVTKDGSIAGPRILEHMVDTVLYFEGEASHTFRVLRAHKNRFGSTNEIGVFEMRSSGLSEVADPSALFLAERPVGQPGSVVTPTVSGTRPLLVEVQALVAPTQYGTGQRKSIGVDPNRVALLAAVLERKLGLSFGPCDIFVNVAGGVELDEPAADLAVCAALVSSRVNVAVPASAVFFGEVGLAGEVRAVTAGDIRLAEASKMGFSSAYLPATNLRRLEAPELPLVGVSSVRELLEALFPDLQLQAS; encoded by the coding sequence ATGGCGAAGAAGCGCACCGAGTTCGTCTGCCAGGCCTGCGGGCATCGCTCGATCAAGTGGCTGGGCCAATGCCCCTCGTGCAAGGCATGGAGCAGCCTCTCCGAGGAGGTCGCCGAAGCCCGCGGCGGCGAGGTCAGGCCCGCGTGGGGCGCCGGCGGCACCGGCCTCGCCCCTACTCCGATCCGCGCCATCGAGGGCGACGAGGCCGCCCGGATCCGGACCGGCATCGCCGAGCTCGACCGCGTCCTCGGCGGCGGCGTCGTGCCCGGAGCCCTGATCCTCCTGGGCGGCGACCCCGGCATCGGCAAGTCGACCCTCCTCCTCGCCGCCCTCGACCGGCTGGCGAGCTCGGGAGGCGGGCGCCCCGTGCTCTACGTCTCCGGCGAGGAGTCCCTGCGGCAGACCAAGCTCAGGGGGGATCGCCTCGGCGCCTCCTCCGAAAATCTCCTCCTCCTCGCCGAGACCGACGCGGAGCGGGTCCTCGCACAGGCCGAGAAGCTCGCGCCGCTCGCCCTGGCGGTCGACTCCATCCAGACCCTCTTCCTCCCCGAGCTCGGGAGCGCCCCCGGAACCGTCTCCCAGGTCCGGGAGGTCGCCGGTCGCCTGATGGCCTTCGCCAAGCGGACCGACACGCCGACCTTCATCGTCGGCCACGTCACCAAGGACGGCTCCATCGCCGGGCCGCGGATCCTCGAGCACATGGTCGACACGGTGCTCTACTTCGAGGGCGAGGCGAGCCACACCTTCCGCGTGCTGCGCGCGCACAAGAACCGCTTCGGCTCCACCAACGAGATCGGCGTCTTCGAGATGCGCTCGTCGGGCCTCTCGGAGGTCGCCGATCCTTCCGCCCTCTTCCTCGCCGAGCGGCCCGTGGGCCAGCCCGGCTCCGTGGTCACGCCCACCGTGTCCGGCACCAGGCCCCTGCTCGTCGAGGTGCAGGCCCTGGTCGCCCCGACCCAGTACGGCACCGGCCAGCGCAAGAGCATCGGCGTCGATCCGAACCGCGTGGCGCTCCTCGCCGCGGTCCTCGAGCGCAAGCTCGGGCTCTCCTTCGGGCCTTGCGACATCTTCGTGAACGTCGCCGGCGGGGTCGAGCTCGACGAGCCCGCCGCCGACCTCGCGGTCTGCGCCGCCCTCGTCTCCTCCCGCGTAAATGTCGCCGTCCCCGCCTCTGCCGTCTTCTTCGGCGAAGTGGGCCTCGCAGGCGAGGTGCGCGCGGTCACCGCTGGCGATATCCGCCTGGCGGAGGCGTCGAAGATGGGCTTCTCCAGCGCCTATCTACCGGCCACGAACCTGCGCCGCCTCGAGGCGCCGGAGCTCCCGCTGGTCGGCGTCTCGTCGGTGCGCGAGCTCCTCGAGGCGCTCTTCCCCGACCTCCAGCTCCAGGCGTCCTGA
- a CDS encoding DUF1059 domain-containing protein — protein MARKMIDCRDQKSVSGCTLTMMGEEEELLKAATQHAIQVHGHRDSPELRKMLRSSFKNAPQMEQAAHP, from the coding sequence ATGGCGCGCAAGATGATCGACTGCAGGGATCAGAAGAGCGTGAGCGGTTGCACCCTGACGATGATGGGTGAAGAGGAGGAGCTGCTGAAGGCCGCGACCCAGCACGCCATCCAGGTCCACGGGCACCGTGATTCCCCGGAGCTCCGCAAGATGCTGCGATCCTCGTTCAAGAACGCGCCACAGATGGAGCAGGCCGCGCATCCCTGA
- the glpK gene encoding glycerol kinase GlpK → MAKDCILAIDQGTTATTVLVLDESLEVKARASREFPQYFPKPGQVEHDLDEIWESVRRAIRDALRKGGIHASRIAAIGITNQRETSALWDRKSGAPVSRAIVWQDRRTADRCRELRGAGHEEMVRRKTGLVLDPYFSATKVEWMLAKVKGARARAKRGELAFGTIDSFLVNRLTAGEVHVTDATNASRTLLMDLSTLDWDEELLELFGVPAAVLPEIRASSEIVGLTKGVKVLPDGIPIAGIAGDQQAALFGQMCFDVGDSKCTYGTGAFLLMNVGDRPVVSREGLLTSVAWKLGGGETAFALEGSSFVAGAAVQWVRDGLCMIRKAADIEPLAASVSDSGGVVFVPALAGLGAPYWRPEARGILTGIHRGTTKAHIARAVLEGIALEIRDLADAMERDAERKIETFAVDGGACANDLLLQLQADLLGRPVVRPKMVETTALGAALLAGLAIGIWRSKRSIRRVWKTDRRFSPKMRASDRAGLLERWRTAVAKA, encoded by the coding sequence ATGGCGAAGGACTGCATCCTCGCGATTGATCAGGGAACCACGGCGACGACGGTGCTGGTGCTCGACGAGTCGCTCGAGGTGAAGGCGCGAGCGAGCCGCGAGTTTCCCCAGTACTTTCCCAAGCCGGGGCAGGTAGAGCACGACCTCGACGAGATCTGGGAGAGCGTCCGGCGTGCGATCCGGGACGCCCTTCGCAAGGGCGGGATCCACGCCAGTCGAATCGCCGCGATCGGCATCACCAACCAGCGCGAGACCTCGGCGCTCTGGGATCGGAAGAGCGGCGCGCCCGTGTCGCGGGCCATCGTCTGGCAGGACCGTCGCACGGCCGATCGCTGCCGCGAGCTTCGAGGCGCGGGGCACGAGGAGATGGTCCGCCGCAAGACCGGGCTCGTCCTCGATCCGTACTTCTCGGCGACCAAGGTCGAGTGGATGCTCGCGAAGGTGAAGGGCGCGCGGGCCCGCGCGAAGCGGGGCGAGCTCGCGTTCGGCACGATCGATTCGTTCCTCGTAAACCGGCTCACGGCCGGCGAGGTGCACGTCACCGACGCGACGAACGCGAGCCGTACGTTGCTCATGGATCTGTCGACGCTGGACTGGGACGAGGAGCTCCTCGAGCTCTTCGGCGTGCCGGCAGCGGTGCTCCCGGAGATCCGAGCCTCGTCGGAGATCGTGGGGCTGACGAAGGGCGTGAAGGTGCTTCCGGACGGGATCCCGATCGCGGGGATCGCGGGGGATCAGCAGGCGGCGCTCTTCGGGCAGATGTGTTTCGACGTCGGTGACTCGAAGTGTACCTACGGGACCGGGGCCTTCCTCCTCATGAACGTCGGCGACCGGCCCGTGGTCTCCCGCGAGGGGCTCCTGACGTCGGTGGCGTGGAAGCTCGGGGGAGGGGAGACCGCCTTCGCCCTGGAGGGCTCGAGCTTCGTGGCGGGGGCGGCGGTCCAGTGGGTCCGCGACGGCCTCTGCATGATCCGGAAGGCCGCGGACATCGAGCCCCTCGCCGCGAGCGTGAGCGACTCGGGCGGCGTCGTCTTCGTCCCGGCCCTCGCCGGGCTCGGCGCGCCGTATTGGCGGCCGGAGGCCCGCGGCATCCTCACGGGCATCCACCGCGGCACGACGAAGGCGCACATCGCCCGCGCCGTGCTCGAGGGGATCGCCCTCGAGATCCGCGATCTGGCCGACGCGATGGAGCGGGACGCGGAGAGGAAGATCGAGACCTTCGCCGTGGACGGCGGCGCCTGCGCGAACGATCTGCTGCTGCAGCTCCAGGCCGACCTCCTCGGCCGCCCCGTGGTGCGCCCGAAGATGGTCGAGACCACGGCCCTGGGCGCGGCGCTCCTGGCGGGGCTGGCGATCGGGATCTGGCGCTCGAAACGGTCGATCCGCAGGGTGTGGAAGACCGATCGCCGCTTCTCGCCGAAGATGCGGGCCTCCGACCGCGCGGGGCTCCTCGAGCGCTGGCGTACTGCAGTCGCGAAAGCTTAG
- a CDS encoding alpha/beta hydrolase produces MNEFSTDPFSLGEGDDGVLLLHGFSGSPFELRPLAEALAEGGFRCLCPLLPGHGRDWERLAHVGENEWLAVADEALEGLRAAGCKRLFVVGFSMGGALAIRLASGRGRSIAGLALLAPALSLHGSSQLYRSIFRQRWATRLWPWVSKGAGDIQDRNVVIPGPPRIPTSAASTLDRVIRGAHEALPGVETPAIVLWGAHDRVVPRSAARVAAERIGSGPARLVVLPRSAHQLALDYDRLTVATEVAGFFGQISGRDDGEGLHPRD; encoded by the coding sequence GTGAACGAATTTTCCACCGATCCGTTCTCGCTCGGCGAGGGGGATGACGGGGTCCTCCTCCTCCACGGTTTCAGCGGCTCTCCCTTCGAGCTCCGGCCGCTCGCCGAGGCGCTCGCTGAGGGAGGCTTCCGCTGCCTGTGCCCGCTCCTCCCCGGACACGGACGCGACTGGGAGCGCCTCGCTCACGTGGGCGAGAACGAGTGGCTCGCGGTCGCAGACGAGGCGCTCGAGGGCCTGCGCGCGGCGGGCTGCAAGCGCCTCTTCGTGGTCGGCTTCTCCATGGGCGGCGCGCTGGCGATCCGGCTCGCCTCAGGGCGCGGCCGATCGATCGCCGGACTCGCGCTCCTCGCGCCTGCGCTCTCGCTCCATGGCTCGTCGCAGCTCTATCGATCGATCTTCCGGCAGAGGTGGGCGACGAGGCTCTGGCCGTGGGTCTCGAAGGGCGCGGGCGACATCCAGGATCGGAACGTCGTGATCCCTGGTCCGCCGCGGATCCCGACGTCTGCCGCGTCCACGCTCGACCGCGTGATCCGCGGCGCTCATGAGGCGCTGCCCGGGGTGGAGACTCCCGCGATCGTGCTCTGGGGCGCGCACGACCGGGTGGTGCCGAGGAGCGCGGCCCGGGTGGCGGCGGAGCGGATCGGCTCCGGCCCTGCGCGGCTCGTGGTGCTCCCGCGCTCCGCGCACCAGCTCGCGCTCGACTATGATCGCCTGACGGTGGCGACCGAGGTCGCCGGCTTCTTCGGGCAGATATCGGGGAGGGACGATGGCGAAGGACTGCATCCTCGCGATTGA